One Molothrus aeneus isolate 106 chromosome 6, BPBGC_Maene_1.0, whole genome shotgun sequence genomic window carries:
- the GSTZ1 gene encoding maleylacetoacetate isomerase: MSAAAAAKPILYSYFRSSCSWRVRIALALKGISYDLVPVNLIKDGGQQFSAEFKALNPMQQVPALKIDGIILSQSLAIINYLEETHPNPRLLPQDPKKRAQVRMIADHIASGIQPLQNLSVLKQMGDKKMEWAQNCITSGFQALEQILHNTAGRYCVGDEVSMADLCLVPQVANAERFKVDMGPYPTITRINKALLELEAFKISHPSRQPDTPAELRA, from the exons CCAATACTTTACAGCTATTTCCGAAGTTCCTGTTCTTGGAGAGTGCGAATCG CACTGGCTCTGAAAGGAATTTCTTATGACCTGGTCCCAGTGAACCTCATTAAGGATGGAGGACAGCAG TTTTCTGCTGAATTCAAGGCACTGAATCCAATGCAGCAAGTCCCAGCCTTGAAAATTGATGGCATCATCCTTTCTCAGTCG CTAGCTATAATTAATTACCTTGAAGAGACACATCCTAACCCCAGGCTTCTGCCCCAAGATCCAAAGAAGAGAGCCCAAGTCAGAATGATCGCTGATCACATTGCCTCTGGCATTCAGCCACTCCAG AACCTGAGTGTCCTGAAACAAATGGGGGATAAAAAAATGGAATGGGCTCAGAACTGTATCACATCTGGCTTTCAAG CACTGGAGCAGATTCTGCACAACACTGCTGGACGCTACTGTGTGGGGGATGAA GTTTCCATGGCTGATCTGTGTTTAGTGCCTCAAGTTGCCAATGCTGAAAG ATTCAAAGTGGACATGGGTCCATATCCCACAATAACCAGAATAAATAAAGCTCTCTTGGAGTTAGAGGCCTTCAAAATAAGCCACCCTTCCCGGCAGCCAGATACTCCTGCAGAGCTGCGAGCTTGA